The Gorilla gorilla gorilla isolate KB3781 chromosome 11, NHGRI_mGorGor1-v2.1_pri, whole genome shotgun sequence genome contains the following window.
atcccagctactcaggaggctgaggcataagaatcatttgcacccaggaggtggaggtggcagtgagccaagatcatgccattgcactccggcctgggctacGGAGTGAGATTCtggctctaaataaataaattcattcattcattcattcattcattcattcaacatgagGTTTTGGAGGGACAAACACCTAAACCATAGCACTCGTGAAAGGCAATACCTTCTGTATTAGTTAGTAATTGTtgcataacaaaccactccaaaGCTCAGTGAAGTAAACCAAGTACCATTTATTTAGCTCACTGTTTTGTGGGTCAGCAAATTAGGCTGGGCTCAGCTAGACTCACTTGTATACCTGTGGTCAGCTAGACAGCTTCACCTCTGGAGTAGTAGCTGACCGGTGGCAAGGACCTTCAGGGTGACTGGAGTCTGTGCCTTTCTTTCATTACCCAGCAGGCTGGCCTAAAGTTGTCACATGTTGTTTGAGAGGGTTTCAAGAGAGAGAAGCCTATAAATCATCTTGAGGTATAGGCTGGGAGCTTATGTAGTATCCCTTCCTCCACATTCTGTTAGCCAAAgcatgtcacaatgccaccccaGGTCCAGCGGGGTGGAGAAGCGGGCTCGTAAGCCACAGAACTTCTCATTGTCAACCCCAAATCACCCTTGAAGACCATAGTCAGATCACCACCTCAGGCTGTGTTGTGTGCCTGTGCTCTGGATTCCCTCTCTCACTGCATTTAGAACATTATGTGGCTGCTGTTGGTTTATTTCTTGGTGGAAAGTGAGCCTCTTAAAAACAAGGACTGTGTTTCAACCCAGGATTTGGCTTGTAGAGTAGGTAACAAAAAGCTGAAGTTGTTATGAAAGTAGACTTCAGACCACTGATATCTGGCAGCGTGGAAATTGGGATTAAAGATAATGTATGCTCGTGTCTTAAAACTTGCTTGTTGATGTTTAAAAACTTTGGAGCAAACTCATTCTAACATATCAaaatcaaatatttctttgaaaaaaatggagGGGGTAAAGAATCCTGGCCAGGATTCTGAGTAGAAATCATTTAATACTTGCACACTATCTTTGTAGGTTTTTCATGAGGTTACATGTTCATTTTGGAAGTGAAGTTAATTTCGTGGTGTGTTTGTCAGAGAAAAACATAGCTGTCCATTAACTGATTCATTGGGATTTGGGATAACATTTCTATTCTAGAATGTAAAATGAAGGAAGGGTGTCAGTCAGCATCCTCGGTATTACTCTTGAAGATGTTGAACATAAATATTTCTGTTAGAATGAGAAGTAGCATTTGCCTCATGGGAGTTTGTCTTGAAGTGAATATGTCTTATATATGTACTAATTCTTAATTGATGGTTTTTCACATGCATTTTGTGTTTTAGGTTCAGCTGTCTGTATATCTCCCCAGATACCTGAAACTGACCACCTGAGTACATTTTCCCATTGCTGAGCTGTTTCCCTGATATCTGGCCATGCAACGGAGATCAAGAGGGATAAATACTGGACTTATTCTACTCCTTTCTCAAATCTTCCATGTTGGGATCAACAATATTCCACCTGTCACCCTAGCAACTTTGGCCCTCAACATCTGGTTCTTCTTGAACCCTCAGAAGCCACTGTATAGCTCCTGCCTTAGTGTGGAGAAGTGTTACCAGCAAAAAGACTGGCAGCGTTTACTGCTCTCTCCCCTTCACCATGCTGATGATTGGCATTTGTATTTCAATATGGCATCCATGCTCTGGAAAGGAATAAATCTAGAAAGAAGACTGGGAAGTAGATGGTTTGCCTATGTTATCACCACATTTTCTGTACTTACTGGAGTGGTATACCTGCTCTTGCAATTTGCTGTTGCCGAATTTATGGATGAACCTGACTTCAAAAGGAGCTGTGCTGTAGGTTTCTCAGGTAAGGGAGACAAAATTTTGAAGTTGCATGCATAAATGAAGCAAGGGAGGTGTGGCTGCTGTCATTTTATGAAGTGTGGGTCCCTATCAAATTCTGAGTGGTGAAGGGCTGCTGAGGCTTTGCATCTTGAAGAGGAGGCTGGAGCATTCAGGGACTAGTTTTTGCCTTTCTACATTATGCTGCATTATTCACTCTTAGTCTGCACTAGGACCTGCTGGAAGGTGGTTTTGTAGAagacatagtattggaaatatGCACCAGCTCCTTACGGTAGGGTCACAGAAAGACCCACAGATGTATTTGTAATAGGGAGTTCTCAAAAAAGATGACTGTGCTTGTGAAGTAGGCTCAGTGTGCTCTCTCTGATTACCAACTTGTCTGCACCTGGTGAGACAGAGCACACTCATCTGCAACAAGTTACATGAGGCAGATTTAGTATTTAGTTAGGCAGCAAGGGAAAACAGGAGCCTAGGATTCATCATGAGCCCATCCTTCAAGGCTCAAAAAGCTGCCTAGGGCTGTTGGAGTCTTCACTGTGTGTGTTCCTTGCATGCAAATAAGGAACCCCAAAGAGGCAGCCAGGTACAAACCTGGGAATCACATGAATCACTGGGCAAAGCTTTGAAAGTCATCCTATTCGGGAGAGGATTAGGCTGTTTCAGCCAGTCCCCTTTTATCTCAGGGTGTTGGATTTCCAGCACATTTCCacagttattcttgagaactaCAAGCGAGAAAGGAGGGGGAGAACTACATAGGTCCGAGGCCACCTGGAGAACTGTCCTGCGATGCCTCTGGATGACTTCGTTAATAAATGCACCACACCCTGCTATGGCATGCTGGCCATGTTTTAGGAGCCATGATAATCACTCTGCATAACCTAACCAATTTAATTTATACAGCAGATCCACACGGAGATgggattatctttattttattttattatttatttattttttttgagacggagtcttgctctggtgccAGGCTGAacggcagtggcgtgatctcggctcactgcaacctccgcctcccaggttcaagcgattctcctgccacagcctcccgagtagctgggactacaaggcgcgcaccaccatgcccagctaatttttgtatttttagtacagatggggtttcaccatgctggccaggatggtctcttatctcttgaccttgtgattcacccaccttggcctcccaaagtgctgggattacaggcgtgagccactgtgcccggccttgattttattttactttttttatttgtagttttttttctgaCCACCTGCTGACTGTTGAGGGATTGTcttgattttatagatgaggaagccaaGACCCAGAGAAGTGAGGTTACTAGCATAAGGTTGCCCAGCTCGGAAGCGATGGAGCTGGGACTTGAGCCCAGTCTACAGATTAGCTGTGTGATGCATTGTCTCTTACCTCCTTCCTCACTAGTTCCTTTTTACAGATATTTCATGGGACCAAAATTGCCAGCAGGATTTAAATTAGGTGTTCTAAATATTAGAATgtgaaggggaggagagaggtaGTCCTGAAACAAGGAAATCTaatccttccttctgcttttcctgacatccttcccctttccttccaaGATGTATCCTTATGCATCTAATTGTGGGAGAAGAAAGAATATATGCCCTGTCTTCAACATGTTTTTCCATAGAGgttagaaaaatacatattactGGTATTTTTATTGAGTTAAAATTTATATAGCATAACTATTTTATAGTGCACAGTTCACTGGCATTTAGTACTAACAATAGTATTTTATTCACATGGTAGGTGTTATGTATTTAGTAGCATACTGAACAGCAATATGAACTTCTATATTTAGAAACATCAAAGGAGTGACTGCCTTTAACGTTGTCTTTTTACCAAATGCAAGGTTGTAAGGAATAGGGTATGTTTTGAAGCAGAAAGTTGGATGTAATCGAATAATCATTTTCACTTTGAATTAGCTTTCTTTGTAAATGTTGATACTCCTACTTTTGGattgttgatatttgcatgttcttcattctcttttaggagttttgtttgctttgaaaGTTCTTAACAACCATTATTGCCCTGGAGGCTTTGTCAACATTTTGGGCTTTCCTGTACCGAACAGATTTGCTTGTTGGGTCGAACTTGTGGCAATTCATTTATTCTCACCAGGGTAAGTGTTTTCTTTTGGGGAATAAAGTTGAAGGACCTGATGTTCCGTGGAGAAAAAAACTGCAATAATAGTGAGGTAACCAATTGTTTTTCACAGTGAGGTTTATTCTTTATTAGGACAGAATCAAGCTTAATAGTTTTAATGTCAGATaattctgggtttgaatcttTTCAACTATTGAGCTGTATAATTTTGGGTCACTTGTCTTAACTGAGTTGCAGattcctcattttttttaagtaggagaACCTGCTATACAGATTTGAGACTCAATATTAACCAGCCAATCAGCTGGTTAATTCTGAAAGCAAGATTCCAAAGAAGCACATAGAAACCACATAACTATAAAGATTAAAAAGCTATAAGGTATGTTGATCtaatgctttttattattattattttttttgagatggagtctcgctctgttacccaggttggagtgcagtggtgtgatctcagctcactgcaacctccaccccctgggttcaagcagttctcctgcctcagcctcccaggtagctgggattacaggcgtgtgccaccacgcccagctaatttttgtatttttagtagagttggggtttcaccatgttggccaggatggtctcgatctcttgaccttgtgatccgccggccttggcctcccaaagtgctgggattacaggcatgagccaccgcgcccggccgatctaATGCTTTTAAGCCATTTTAGCTGTTAATTGTCTTGGTAGTAGAACTTTCTAAACAAAAGGCTTTACTTAACACTCAAAATGTGAAATGGATCAGCTCTGAAGTCTTTTGGGTTGAGAAGTGGAATGGGGCCACTTTCACCTTACTCCCATGTTGCTGTGGCTTCCTCAGAGGAGGCACCTCCACAAAACCCTAGAGCTCCAGGAAGTACAGTTTCAGAACTGCTGATTTAGAAGAATTTTTTCCCTTACAGAGAACGACTTGGAAATTCAGAAGGTTAGGAGACTTATCAACAAACAGTTTGTGGTAGACACCAGCCTTGTGAGGATTCAGGCCCCCTGACTCCTGTCTGGGGCTCCTGCCCATTCATGCTGCACTTTCTTCCTTTGGttcctttctctgctttttgTTTAGAAAAAGGAGGATAAGTTGTGTTATTTTTTCCACGTCTTCCACCAGCTTCACTTTCCTTAATCTGTCTTGTGCAACTGGAAATGCATAATGTTTGTTTTTACTGTGGGACTGGATGTTGGCGAAGGGTGAAATTCAGGAAGGttcagaaagaaggaagatttctaTTTGCTACTGTTCTTTACAGacagtttttattttggttttgatttgtgtgaCTTTGCTGGGTGTCTTACCTTATTTGAGAGTATTCTCATGGGGCTGTGTGTCAGCCCGGTAACTCCCGGTCCTTCTTTAATGCTAATTTCC
Protein-coding sequences here:
- the RHBDD1 gene encoding rhomboid-related protein 4 isoform X1, which produces MQRRSRGINTGLILLLSQIFHVGINNIPPVTLATLALNIWFFLNPQKPLYSSCLSVEKCYQQKDWQRLLLSPLHHADDWHLYFNMASMLWKGINLERRLGSRWFAYVITTFSVLTGVVYLLLQFAVAEFMDEPDFKRSCAVGFSGVLFALKVLNNHYCPGGFVNILGFPVPNRFACWVELVAIHLFSPGTSFAGHLAGILVGLMYTQGPLKKIMEACAGGFSSSVGYPGQQYYFNSSGSSGYQDYYPHGRPDHYEEAPRNYDTYTAGLSEEEQLERALQASLWDRDGVSLYRPGWSGVAQSRLTAAFTSQFKRFSCLPQRLKFMSFVVGTWMKLETIILSKLSQGQKTKHRTFSLIGGN
- the RHBDD1 gene encoding rhomboid-related protein 4 isoform X6; protein product: MQRRSRGINTGLILLLSQIFHVGINNIPPVTLATLALNIWFFLNPQKPLYSSCLSVEKCYQQKDWQRLLLSPLHHADDWHLYFNMASMLWKGINLERRLGSRWFAYVITTFSVLTGVVYLLLQFAVAEFMDEPDFKRSCAVGFSGVLFALKVLNNHYCPGGFVNILGFPVPNRFACWVELVAIHLFSPGTSFAGHLAGILVGLMYTQGPLKKIMEACAGGFSSSVGYPGQQYYFNSSGSSGYQDYYPHGRPDHYEEAPRNYDTYTAGLSEEEQLERALQASLWDRGIQS
- the RHBDD1 gene encoding rhomboid-related protein 4 isoform X4; amino-acid sequence: MQRRSRGINTGLILLLSQIFHVGINNIPPVTLATLALNIWFFLNPQKPLYSSCLSVEKCYQQKDWQRLLLSPLHHADDWHLYFNMASMLWKGINLERRLGSRWFAYVITTFSVLTGVVYLLLQFAVAEFMDEPDFKRSCAVGFSGVLFALKVLNNHYCPGGFVNILGFPVPNRFACWVELVAIHLFSPGTSFAGHLAGILVGLMYTQGPLKKIMEACAGGFSSSVGYPGQQYYFNSSGSSGYQDYYPHGRPDHYEEAPRNYDTYTAGLSEEEQLERALQASLWDRGNTRNSPPPYGFHLSPEEMRRQRLHRFDSQ
- the RHBDD1 gene encoding rhomboid-related protein 4 isoform X5; its protein translation is MQRRSRGINTGLILLLSQIFHVGINNIPPVTLATLALNIWFFLNPQKPLYSSCLSVEKCYQQKDWQRLLLSPLHHADDWHLYFNMASMLWKGINLERRLGSRWFAYVITTFSVLTGVVYLLLQFAVAEFMDEPDFKRSCAVGFSGVLFALKVLNNHYCPGGFVNILGFPVPNRFACWVELVAIHLFSPGTSFAGHLAGILVGLMYTQGPLKKIMEACAGSSGYQDYYPHGRPDHYEEAPRNYDTYTAGLSEEEQLERALQASLWDRGNTRNSPPPYGFHLSPEEMRRQRLHRFDSQ
- the RHBDD1 gene encoding rhomboid-related protein 4 isoform X3; amino-acid sequence: MQRRSRGINTGLILLLSQIFHVGINNIPPVTLATLALNIWFFLNPQKPLYSSCLSVEKCYQQKDWQRLLLSPLHHADDWHLYFNMASMLWKGINLERRLGSRWFAYVITTFSVLTGVVYLLLQFAVAEFMDEPDFKRSCAVGFSGVLFALKVLNNHYCPGGFVNILGFPVPNRFACWVELVAIHLFSPGTSFAGHLAGILVGLMYTQGPLKKIMEACAGSSGYQDYYPHGRPDHYEEAPRNYDTYTAGLSEEEQLERALQASLWDRDGVSLYRPGWSGVAQSRLTAAFTSQFKRFSCLPQRLKFMSFVVGTWMKLETIILSKLSQGQKTKHRTFSLIGGN
- the RHBDD1 gene encoding rhomboid-related protein 4 isoform X2, which codes for MQRRSRGINTGLILLLSQIFHVGINNIPPVTLATLALNIWFFLNPQKPLYSSCLSVEKCYQQKDWQRLLLSPLHHADDWHLYFNMASMLWKGINLERRLGSRWFAYVITTFSVLTGVVYLLLQFAVAEFMDEPDFKRSCAVGFSGVLFALKVLNNHYCPGGFVNILGFPVPNRFACWVELVAIHLFSPGTSFAGHLAGILVGLMYTQGPLKKIMEACAGGFSSSVGYPGQQYYFNSSGSSGYQDYYPHGRPDHYEEAPRNYDTYTAGLSEEEQLERALQASLWDRDGVSLYRPGWSGVAQSRLTAAFTSQFKRFSCLPQRLKMEFRSSCPGWSGVYGPSHPAEKMPSENARE